GCACGACGTGATCGCGGCGATCGTGACGGCACCGTGGCCGAGCGTGACCTTCTGCCCGTCGATCTCGAAGTCGATCGTCTTGTCGGGCTCGTCGGTGTAGTCCTTGAGCGCCTCGACGAAGCCCTCGGCGGCCTTGCTGACCTCGACCCGGTCCTGCGGGCGCTTTGGCCCCGCCAGGCTCGGCACCACGGTGGAGACGTCGAGCTCGAGCTTCTCGGAGAACCGCGGCTCGGCGTCCGGGTCGTGCCAGAGGCCCTGCTCCTTGGCGTAGGCCTCGACCAGGGCGAGCTGCTCGGCCGAGCGGCCGGTGAGCGTCAGGTAGTCGATGGTCTGCTGGTCGATCGGGAAGACCGCGATCGTCGAGCCGAACTCCGGGCTCATGTTGCCGATCGTGGCCCGGTTGGCCAGCGGGAGCGCGGAGACGCCGGGGCCGTAGAACTCGACGAACTTGCCGACGACGCCGTGCTTGCGCAGCATCTCGGTGATCGTGAGCACCAGGTCGGTGGCGGTGGCGCCATCGGGCAGGTCGCCGTTGAGCTTGAAGCCGACCACGCGCGGGATGAGCATCGAGACGGGCTGGCCGAGCATGGCCGCCTCGGCCTCGATGCCGCCGACGCCCCAGCCGACCACGCCGATGCCGTTGACCATCGTGGTGTGGGAGTCGGTGCCGACGCAGGTGTCGGGGTAGGCCTGCAGCACGCCGTCGACCTCGCGGGTGAAGACCGTGCGTGCCAGGTGCTCGATGTTGACCTGGTGGACGATGCCGGTGCCCGGCGGGACGACCTTGAAGTCGTCGAACGCGCCCTGGCCCCACCGCAGGAACTGGTAGCGCTCGCGGTTGCGCTCGTACTCGATCTCGACGTTGCGCTCGAAGGCCTGCGGGGTGCCGAAGACGTCCGCGATCACGGAGTGGTCGATGACCATCTCGGCCGGGGCCAGCGGGTTGATCTTGGTCGGGTCGCCGCCGAGGTCGGCCATCGCCTCGCGCATGGTGGCCAGGTCGACCACGCAGGGCACGCCGGTGAAGTCCTGCATGATCACCCGCGCCGGGGTGAACTGGATCTCCTTGCTGGGGTCCGCGTCCGCGTCCCAGCCGGCGATGGCCAGGATGTCGTCGGCCGTGATGTCGGCGCCGTCCTCGGTGCGCAGCAGGTTCTCGAGGAGCACCTTCAGGCTGAACGGAAGGCTGTCGACGTCGATGCCGTCACCCGCGACCGCATCGAGCCGGAAGATCTCGTAGGACGTGCCGTCCACGTCCAGGGTGCCCTTGGCACCGAAGCTGTCCTGACTGACCATCAGTCGTCTCCTGTGAGTCGTCGCGTACGTCGTCTGCCTGCGTCCCCATCTTGCCGCCGAGTCGACGGCGAACGGAAGGAAGGTCACCCTCACTCCACCGGGTGGGACCACAGTCTCTTGATGTCAAGATACACGACATCGAGGGTCAGGGCCAGCGACTCCAGCGCCTTGGCTCGCGTCGTCACCCTCCCGCGGCGCCAGTCTTCGGCCTCCAACCGGGCCGTCAAGGGTCCCCTGCGGCGCTTCGCGCCCTTGACCGCCCGGCCTCCGGCCGAGTTGGCGCCTATCGGGCGGTCGCCGACCTGCGGTCGGAAATCGCCCCCTCCATTGGGCAAAGACCGCATGGTTTCGACCGCACTCCATGCGGTTCTCGCCCAATCGTGGGATGTCACTCGAGGTGCCGCGCTGCGCGGGCCCCCACCAGTTCCCCGGCCAGTCGCCCCGCGGTCGGGGCACAGAACGATCAGGCGCGCACGAACAGAGCGACGCACTCGACGTGGTGCGTCATCGGGAACAGGTCGAACGCACGAAGCGCCTGGAGCCGGTACCCGCACTCGGCGAACGTCTTGACGTCGCGCGCCAGTGCTGCCGGGTCGCACGCGACGTACGACACGGCGCGCGGCGCGCGGTCGGCGATCTGCCGGACCACAGCTGCGCGGGCTCCTTCGCGGGGCGGGTCGAGCACCACCAGGTCGAAGGGCTCGTCGTACGACGACTCGAGGACCTTGTCGACCGAGCCGACTGCCGCCCTGGCCCGCTCGAAACCGCCGAGGTTGAGCTGCGCGTGACGGGTGGCCTCGTGGTCGCCCTCGACCGCGACGATGCGGGCGCCCTCCCCCACCCGGTCGGCGAGGAACCGGGCGAAGAGCCCGACGCCGGCGTAGAGGTCGAGCACGGACTCACCGGGCTGCGGGTCGAGCTGCTCGAGGATCGTCTCGACCAGCACCGTCGGGGCGCCGGGGTGCACCTGCCAGAAGCCGTCGTCGGCGAGGCTGAACTCGTGTGTCTGCCCCGCTGCGGTGACGGTGCGGGTCGTCGGGACGGGGGCGTCCTCGATGGTGATCAGGCAGTCTTCGACCGGCACCACGTCGTGGGAGCGGTGCTTGCGCAGCCCGCGCTGGCCGTCGCGGTTCGTGACGAACTGGGTGCGGGTGCGCCAGCGCAGGCCGTCGGCGTCGCCGGGCACCTGCTCCACGACGAGCCCGGACACCAGCGGGTCATCATCGTCGAGACGAGCCAGCCGGACGAGCTGCTCTCGCACCACGGCGGCCTTGAGGTCGCGCTGGGCGGGTACGGCGACGTGCTGGAAGTCGCAGCCTCCGCAGAGGCCCGGTCCGGCGACCGGGCAGGGCGCGGCGACTCGGTCGGACGAGGCCTCGAGCACCTCGACGGCGTCACCACGCCAGAAGCGGTCGCCGTCGGTGCCCTCGGTGATCTCGACGACCACCCGCTCCCCCGGGATCGCGTGCCGGGTGAAGACGACACGCGACTCGGGCTCGGGCAGCCGGACGATGCAGTGGCCACCGTGGGCGACCGGGCCGACCTCGGCGTCGAAGCGCTGGCCGACGCGCGACTCGCCCTTCGGCTGGGGGCGGCGGGGGCGGCGTTGCTGTCCGCGACTCATCTCTGGATCTGTCCCTTCGAAGACGATGAACGCATCACGCGGCCGCGACGCAGGTCGCCGGCCTTGACCCGCTCGTCACCACGCAGCTCACGTTCGCGGGCGATCTGCGACGAGCGCAACTGGTAGGGCACGGAGATGACCATGACACCGGGAGCGAACAGCAGCCGACCCTTGAGACGCAGGGCGGTCTGGTTGTGCAGGAGCTGCTCCCACCAGCGGCCCACGACGTACTCCGGGATGTAGACGGCCACGACGCCGCGCGGGTTGGCGCGACGGATCTCCATCGCGTACTCCACGATCGGCCGGACGACCTCGCGGTACGGCGAGTGCAGGACCTTGAGCGGGACGTCGAGGCGACGCTCGTCCCACTCGTCGAGGAGCCGGTTGGTCGCGGCGGCGTCGATGTCGACGTACACCGCCTCCAGGACGTTGGGGCGGGTCGCCTTCGCGAAGGCCAGTGCGCGCAACGTGGGCTTGTGGAGCTTGGAGGTCAGCACGATCGCGTGGACGCGGGTCGGCATCACCTTGTCCTGCTCGTCGGCGGCGAGCTCGAGGGCGACCCGGTCGTAGTGCGAGTGGATGCCCTTCATGATGATGTAGAAGATGATCATCGCCAGGATCGTGATCCAGGCGCCGTGCGTGAACTTCGTGATCAGCACGATGACGAGCACCACACCCGTGAACGACAGGCCGACCGCGTTGATCAGCCGCGATCGCACCATCCGCCGCCGGTCCGCCGGGTCGGTCGTGGTCTTCAGGTGCCGGGTCCAGTGCCGGATCATCCCCAGCTGACTGAGGTTGAACGACACGAACACCCCGACGATGTAGAGCTGGATCAGCCGGGTCGTCTCGGCGTCGAATGCCAGGATCAGCGCGATCGCCATCACGGCTAGGAAGACGATGCCGTTGCTGTAGGCGAGCCGGTCACCGCGTGAGCCGAGGGAGCGCGGGGCGTAGCCGTCCTCGGCCAGGATCGAGCCAAGCACCGGGAAGCCGTTGAACGCCGTGTTGGCGGCCAGCACGAGGATGATGCCGGTGACCGTGACGACGAGGTAGAAGCCCGGCGTGAAGTTGTCGAACACGCCGCGGGCGATCTGCGCGATGACCGTGTGCTGGTCGTAGCCGGCCGGCAGCGGGCTGCCGTCGGCGTTCGTCAGACGGTCGAGCTCGAGCGGGTCGACGTACTTGAGACCCATCTGCTTGGCCAGCACGATCACGCTCATCATCATCGTGATGGCGATCAGGCCGAGCAGGAACAGCGTCGTCGCGGCGTTCTTGCTCTTGGGCTTACGGAACGCTGGCACGCCGTTGGAGATGGCCTCGACGCCCGTGAGTGCGGCACAGCCCGACGAGAACGCGCGGGCCAGCAGGAAGAGCAGCGCGAACGTGGTGAGCGGGCCCTCGAAGCCCGGTGCTGCATCGAGCCGCAGGTCGGCGCTCTCGACGTCGGGCAGTGAGCCGTTGAGCAGCCGCAGCAGGCCGTAGCCGCACATGCCGAGGATCGCGACCATGAAGAGATACGTGGGTACGGCGAAGAACGTGCCGGACTCGCGGATCCCGCGCAGGTTCATGGCCATCAGGACCAGCACCATGATCGCGCCGAACGTCGCCTCGTGGCCCGACAGGAACGGCAGCGCGGACGCGGCGTACTGGGATCCCGACGAGATCGACACGGCGACCGTGAGCACGTAGTCGACGAGCAGGGCGCTGCCGACCGTGACACCGGCGTTGACACCGAGGTTCTTGGTCGCGACCTCGTAGTCACCGCCACCGCTCGGGTACGCGTGCACGGTCTGCCGGTAGGACGCGACCACGGCGGTCATCACCAGGGCGACGGCGATGCCGATCTTCCACGAGAAGGCGTACGCCGACGCGCCGGCGATCGACAGCATGATGAAAATTTCGTCGGGCGCGTAGGCCACCGACGACAGGGCGTCGCTGGCGAACACCGGGAGGGCGATCCGCTTGGGCAGCAGCGTCTCTCCCAGCTGGGAGCTGCGCAGCTTGCGACCGAGCAGGATGCGTTTGGAAACGTCGCCGACACTCACGAGCGTGAAGGCTAGACCCATTCAGACCTCGCGCCCGCAACCACGCGTCTCGACTGGGATACGGTTTGCCACGTGCATGTCGTGATCATGGGCTGCGGCCGGGTCGGTTCGACCCTCGCCCGCTCCCTCGAGGACCGGAACCACACTGTCTCCATCATCGACAGCGACCCCGACGCCTTCCGGCGGCTCGGGCCCTCGTTCAACGGCGACAAGGTGACGGGCTACGGCTTCGACCAGGAAGTCCTGGAGAAGGCCGGCATCCGCCGGGCCGATGCGTTCGCGGCTGTCTCGAGCGGCGACAACTCCAACATCATCGCCGCGCGCGTGGCCCGCGAGACGTTCGGCATCCAGCAGGTCGTCGCCCGCATCTACGACCCGGGCCGGGCCGAGGTCTACCAGCGACTCGGCATCACCACGGTCGCCACGGTCAAGTGGACCGCCGACCAGGTGCTGCGCCGGATCCTGCCGGCCGGCGCCGAGCCCGACTTCCGCGACCCGTCGGGCACGATCCGCCTCGACCAGGTGCCGGTGCCGGAGGTCTGGATCGGGCAGCGCACGATCCACTTCCAGGAGCAGACCCGCTGCCGCATCGCCTGGATCGACCGGCTCGGTGAAGGCATGCTGCCGACCCGCGAGTCGGTCATCCAGGAGGGTGACCTGCTCCACCTCGTCATGCGCGAGGAGCACGCCGCCCGTGCCTATTCCGTGTTCGAGTCCGGCCCCGAGGAGAACTGATGCGCGTCGCCATCGCCGGAGCGGGTGCCGTCGGACGATCGATCGCCCGCGAGCTCATCGACAACGGACACGACGTGCTCCTGATCGACAAGGACCCCAACGCGCTCAAGCCCGAGCGGGTCGCCAACGCCGAGTGGCTGCTGGCCGACTCGTGCGAGCTGTCGTCGCTCGAGGAGGCACGGCTCGACCGGTGCGACGTCGTCATCGCCGCCACGGGTGACGACAAGGCCAACCTGGTCACCTCGCTGCTGGCGAAGACCGAGTTCGGCGTGCCGCGCACCGTTGGCCGGGTCAACCACCCCAACAACGAGTGGCTCTTCACCGAGGCCTGGGGCGTCGACGTCAACGTGTCGACGCCGCGCATCATGTCGGCGCTGGTCGAGGAAGCCGTCACCGTCGGCGACCTGGTGCGGCTGTTCACGTTCCGTCGCGGCAACGCCAACCTGGTCGAGATGACGCTGCCCGAGAACTCGCCGTACGTCGGCAAGCCCGCCGGCCTCATCCCGTTCCCCGAGAACTGCTCGCTGGTCACGATCCTGCGCGACGGGCAGGTCTACACGCCCGAGGCCGAGCAGCCCGTCGAGGCCGGGGACGAGCTGCTGTTCGTCGTCTCCGCCGATGTCGAGCAGGAGCTCGAGAGCCTGCTGGCGCCCGTCCAGCACTGAGGGCTTCTTGTTGCCGTGGTGATACCCGGTCAGCCGGGTATCACGTCGGTGTGGCGTCGTTGCAACGTACACACAGCGACGGGACTGACGCCGAAGCTCGGCCTCAGGCGGGTTCTGCCGGCGTGATGGGCGTGGAGTCCTCGAGGGGCGTGTGGTTGCGCGCCAGCAGCCAGACCATGCCGGCGAGCGTGGCGAGCTGGAGCGGCCAGCCGAGCCCGATCTTGAGCGCGCCGAGCAACGCGACGGCCGTGTCGGCTTCGAGCGAGCCGGACTTGGCAGCCAGCCACAGCGGAGCCTGTACGGCGACGCGCAGCAGGCACGGGAGCGCGAGCATCCACGTCAGCGCAGTGCACAGGCGCACCACCTGGCGGTTGCGGTGCCAGGCGGTCGGGTCGCCGGTGACGGAGCCGACCATGAAGCCGACGACCGGCCAGCCGATCAGGCAGGTGACCGCCAGCACCACGGAGTAGCCGGCGTTGTAGATGATGCCGGGCAGGAAGTAGGCCAGCGCCTGGTCGTCGGCGCTGCCACCCGCGGCAGCGGACCGGTGCACGAAGAACCAGCCGATGCCGATGCCGAGCAGCGCGTTGACGCAGAACTGCACGGTCGAGCGCTGCACGAGCCGCACCAGCAGCAGGGCCGCGGCGGCCGCGATGCTGACGTAGAGCGCGAGGTACAGCTCCTTGGTGGTCAGCCACAGCGCGGTGAAGAGGATCGTCGGGACGGCGGCCTCGACCATGCCGCGCCGGCCACCGAGGGCCTGCGAGAGCTGGCGGCGTACGACGGCCTCGACGGTGTCGACCGACGGCGCGTCGGTCTGGGGCTGGTGCTGATCGGTCACGGCAGCAGCTCGTAGCGCGGGTTGTAGATCATCCGTTTGCCGTCGTGGGCGCCGATGCGGCCCTCGACCCGGAGGGAGCGACCCGCCTCGATGCCGGCGATCCGGCGCCGGCCGAGCCACACGATGGTGATCGTGCCGGAGCCGTCGTCGAGATCGGCCTCGAGCGCGGGCACGCCACCGCGAGGGCGCAGGGTCACGGTGCGCAGCGTGCCGCGCAGCCGCACCCGCTCACGGTCGGGGG
This is a stretch of genomic DNA from Nocardioides sp. InS609-2. It encodes these proteins:
- a CDS encoding TrkA family potassium uptake protein — translated: MRVAIAGAGAVGRSIARELIDNGHDVLLIDKDPNALKPERVANAEWLLADSCELSSLEEARLDRCDVVIAATGDDKANLVTSLLAKTEFGVPRTVGRVNHPNNEWLFTEAWGVDVNVSTPRIMSALVEEAVTVGDLVRLFTFRRGNANLVEMTLPENSPYVGKPAGLIPFPENCSLVTILRDGQVYTPEAEQPVEAGDELLFVVSADVEQELESLLAPVQH
- a CDS encoding DUF3159 domain-containing protein, whose protein sequence is MTDQHQPQTDAPSVDTVEAVVRRQLSQALGGRRGMVEAAVPTILFTALWLTTKELYLALYVSIAAAAALLLVRLVQRSTVQFCVNALLGIGIGWFFVHRSAAAGGSADDQALAYFLPGIIYNAGYSVVLAVTCLIGWPVVGFMVGSVTGDPTAWHRNRQVVRLCTALTWMLALPCLLRVAVQAPLWLAAKSGSLEADTAVALLGALKIGLGWPLQLATLAGMVWLLARNHTPLEDSTPITPAEPA
- a CDS encoding methyltransferase — protein: MSRGQQRRPRRPQPKGESRVGQRFDAEVGPVAHGGHCIVRLPEPESRVVFTRHAIPGERVVVEITEGTDGDRFWRGDAVEVLEASSDRVAAPCPVAGPGLCGGCDFQHVAVPAQRDLKAAVVREQLVRLARLDDDDPLVSGLVVEQVPGDADGLRWRTRTQFVTNRDGQRGLRKHRSHDVVPVEDCLITIEDAPVPTTRTVTAAGQTHEFSLADDGFWQVHPGAPTVLVETILEQLDPQPGESVLDLYAGVGLFARFLADRVGEGARIVAVEGDHEATRHAQLNLGGFERARAAVGSVDKVLESSYDEPFDLVVLDPPREGARAAVVRQIADRAPRAVSYVACDPAALARDVKTFAECGYRLQALRAFDLFPMTHHVECVALFVRA
- a CDS encoding OB-fold nucleic acid binding domain-containing protein, whose product is MTEKSRLRKTISRWANSSDQDLRHLRETHVHEGDLSIAEAPDRERVRLRGTLRTVTLRPRGGVPALEADLDDGSGTITIVWLGRRRIAGIEAGRSLRVEGRIGAHDGKRMIYNPRYELLP
- a CDS encoding TrkA family potassium uptake protein — translated: MHVVIMGCGRVGSTLARSLEDRNHTVSIIDSDPDAFRRLGPSFNGDKVTGYGFDQEVLEKAGIRRADAFAAVSSGDNSNIIAARVARETFGIQQVVARIYDPGRAEVYQRLGITTVATVKWTADQVLRRILPAGAEPDFRDPSGTIRLDQVPVPEVWIGQRTIHFQEQTRCRIAWIDRLGEGMLPTRESVIQEGDLLHLVMREEHAARAYSVFESGPEEN
- a CDS encoding APC family permease — encoded protein: MGLAFTLVSVGDVSKRILLGRKLRSSQLGETLLPKRIALPVFASDALSSVAYAPDEIFIMLSIAGASAYAFSWKIGIAVALVMTAVVASYRQTVHAYPSGGGDYEVATKNLGVNAGVTVGSALLVDYVLTVAVSISSGSQYAASALPFLSGHEATFGAIMVLVLMAMNLRGIRESGTFFAVPTYLFMVAILGMCGYGLLRLLNGSLPDVESADLRLDAAPGFEGPLTTFALLFLLARAFSSGCAALTGVEAISNGVPAFRKPKSKNAATTLFLLGLIAITMMMSVIVLAKQMGLKYVDPLELDRLTNADGSPLPAGYDQHTVIAQIARGVFDNFTPGFYLVVTVTGIILVLAANTAFNGFPVLGSILAEDGYAPRSLGSRGDRLAYSNGIVFLAVMAIALILAFDAETTRLIQLYIVGVFVSFNLSQLGMIRHWTRHLKTTTDPADRRRMVRSRLINAVGLSFTGVVLVIVLITKFTHGAWITILAMIIFYIIMKGIHSHYDRVALELAADEQDKVMPTRVHAIVLTSKLHKPTLRALAFAKATRPNVLEAVYVDIDAAATNRLLDEWDERRLDVPLKVLHSPYREVVRPIVEYAMEIRRANPRGVVAVYIPEYVVGRWWEQLLHNQTALRLKGRLLFAPGVMVISVPYQLRSSQIARERELRGDERVKAGDLRRGRVMRSSSSKGQIQR